One Microcebus murinus isolate Inina chromosome 9, M.murinus_Inina_mat1.0, whole genome shotgun sequence DNA window includes the following coding sequences:
- the ATP6V1F gene encoding V-type proton ATPase subunit F has translation MAGRGKLIAVIGDEDTVTGFLLGGIGELNKNRHPNFLVVEKDTTINEIEDTFRQFLNRDDIGIILINQYIAEMVRHALDAHQRSIPAVLEIPSKEHPYDAAKDSILRRARGMFTAEDLR, from the exons ATGGCGGGGAGGGGGAAGCTAATTGCGGTGATCGGAGACGAGGACACGGTGACTGGTTTCCTGCTGGGCGGCATAGGGGAGCTTAACAAGAACCGCCACCCTAATTTCCTGGTGGTGGAGAAGGATACAACCATCAATGAGATCGAAGACACTTTCCG GCAGTTTCTAAACCGGGATGACATAGGCATCATCCTCATCAACCAGTACATCGCAGAGATGGTGCGACACGCCCTTGACGCCCACCAGCGTTCCATTCCGGCCGTCCTTGAGATCCCATCCAAGGAGCACCCCTATGATGCCGCCAAGGACTCCATCCTGCGCAGGGCCAGGGGCATGTTCACTGCCGAAGACCTGCGCTAG